A stretch of the Pseudomonadota bacterium genome encodes the following:
- a CDS encoding DUF2339 domain-containing protein, translating into MEIAEILAALLLLMVLVGAIAGFVANARIGRLQREVTSLRAHGQWLARAVESMGREEAPSPASPPAAAPAPSAASPAPTGPTPTPDLLPTAPKASPTHAASVQARLDALRQRQRQADDAAAGEAGRPILDERWGLHLQQHWMTWLGGACVALAGIFLVRYSMDRGWLGPLARIVAALATGGALLGVAEYLRRRQGGAQPALAALAGAGCITLYGALLAAMRLYDLIGPGAAFGAMALVALGTMGLALLHGPVLAAFGMLGAYLVPIFVSTGTGDVRIVLIYALIISASALLLLRYVYRPWLWWGAVAGALGWWLLSLGASGADGLRTAYLTAFAYLVAAAPTGDWRLHRDYPQPEGSHHPLKALRSLDTKERDAVLTHALAALATGLSILANPSVASPWWLGLPFFAFTLWLARHRDAVFLVPWVTLLVILGAWLLAFVDAENEVFTLRAIGPESANTFLVYLALYALLSVGMGLWLFVVKTSRTAAWASLATLSPVLLITLAYLLLARPDGNTQWGVLTLMLGLVYLASGSSVVRKPRVDSLAVWLFIAGHFALGVAATMIFDAASLTLAIAAQLISLAWVIRRFALPGLGWLYKLVISFVIVRLTFNPWLASYPVDMHWSLWTYGGAALCAAFAAHWLRSQPALGRWAEGAALHLGVLTVWSEIRYQLYDGLVYAPRFELTEAALAMVFAGAMGLVYHHRAKRSETLARVFRAYGHVLVAVALVLYAVTALCTVLGVPWVYESIGQTRVINLLLLLFGVPVLLGLAYRRWYAPPWREPATAFTGVSALAFVTVEIRHLFTGTVHPSRPQIEGAELYTYSVVWLAMALALLLGGRWRLGPQAYRAGLGLLGLVIAKVFLIDLSDLDGLLRVASFMGLGLSLLGVAYLHQRLGEGVASTTS; encoded by the coding sequence ATGGAAATCGCGGAGATACTAGCGGCGCTCCTGCTGCTAATGGTCTTGGTGGGGGCGATCGCCGGTTTCGTCGCGAACGCGCGGATCGGACGCCTGCAGCGAGAGGTCACGTCACTCCGAGCCCACGGGCAATGGCTCGCGCGTGCGGTAGAGTCGATGGGGCGCGAGGAAGCGCCATCCCCGGCGTCACCACCCGCAGCGGCACCAGCGCCGAGCGCTGCGAGTCCCGCGCCCACGGGGCCGACGCCCACGCCGGACCTTCTGCCCACGGCGCCAAAGGCGTCGCCGACTCATGCGGCGTCGGTGCAGGCCCGCCTCGACGCCTTGCGGCAGCGGCAGCGGCAGGCGGACGATGCGGCGGCGGGCGAGGCCGGCAGGCCCATCTTGGACGAGCGCTGGGGCCTGCACCTGCAGCAACACTGGATGACCTGGCTCGGCGGGGCCTGTGTCGCCCTCGCCGGCATCTTCCTCGTGCGCTACTCGATGGACCGCGGTTGGTTGGGCCCGCTCGCGCGGATCGTGGCGGCGCTCGCGACCGGCGGTGCGCTGCTCGGCGTAGCCGAGTATCTACGCCGCCGCCAGGGCGGCGCTCAGCCCGCCCTGGCGGCCCTTGCCGGCGCCGGCTGTATCACCCTCTACGGCGCCCTCCTGGCGGCGATGCGCCTATACGATTTGATCGGTCCCGGTGCGGCCTTTGGCGCGATGGCCCTCGTGGCCCTGGGCACGATGGGCCTGGCCCTGTTGCACGGTCCGGTGCTGGCCGCCTTCGGCATGCTGGGCGCGTACCTGGTGCCGATCTTCGTCTCTACGGGCACGGGCGATGTGCGCATCGTGTTGATCTACGCGCTCATCATTTCAGCCAGTGCCTTGCTCCTGCTGCGCTACGTCTATCGCCCCTGGCTCTGGTGGGGGGCGGTGGCGGGAGCGCTGGGGTGGTGGCTTCTGTCGTTGGGCGCCAGCGGTGCAGACGGCCTGCGCACGGCGTACCTCACTGCCTTCGCCTATTTGGTGGCCGCCGCGCCCACGGGCGACTGGCGATTGCATCGAGACTACCCACAGCCCGAAGGCAGCCACCACCCGCTGAAGGCGCTGCGAAGCCTCGATACGAAGGAGCGCGACGCGGTGCTCACCCACGCCCTCGCCGCGCTCGCCACGGGGCTGTCCATCCTGGCTAACCCGAGCGTTGCGTCGCCTTGGTGGCTCGGGTTGCCTTTCTTCGCCTTCACGCTCTGGCTCGCGCGCCATCGCGACGCCGTGTTCCTGGTCCCTTGGGTCACGCTGCTGGTGATCTTAGGCGCCTGGCTGCTCGCCTTCGTCGACGCTGAGAACGAGGTGTTCACCCTGCGTGCGATCGGGCCCGAATCAGCCAATACGTTCCTTGTCTACCTGGCGCTCTATGCGCTGCTCAGCGTGGGGATGGGGCTGTGGTTGTTCGTTGTGAAGACCTCGCGCACGGCGGCCTGGGCCTCCCTGGCGACCCTCTCCCCGGTGCTCCTCATCACCCTGGCCTACCTGCTGCTCGCCCGGCCCGATGGCAACACCCAATGGGGCGTCCTGACGCTGATGCTCGGGCTGGTCTACCTGGCGAGCGGCTCGTCGGTTGTGCGAAAGCCCCGCGTCGATTCCCTCGCCGTGTGGCTGTTCATCGCCGGACACTTCGCCTTGGGCGTGGCGGCCACCATGATCTTCGATGCCGCCAGTCTCACGCTCGCGATAGCCGCGCAGCTGATCTCCTTGGCCTGGGTAATTCGTCGCTTCGCGCTGCCCGGCCTCGGGTGGCTGTACAAGCTGGTGATCTCGTTTGTGATCGTACGCTTGACCTTCAACCCCTGGTTGGCGAGCTACCCCGTGGATATGCACTGGTCCCTATGGACCTACGGGGGCGCGGCCCTGTGCGCAGCCTTTGCGGCCCATTGGCTGCGTTCCCAACCGGCGCTCGGGCGTTGGGCGGAGGGGGCGGCCCTGCACCTTGGCGTGCTCACGGTGTGGAGCGAGATTCGCTACCAGCTCTACGACGGGCTCGTCTACGCCCCGCGCTTCGAACTAACGGAGGCGGCCCTCGCCATGGTGTTCGCTGGGGCGATGGGGCTCGTCTACCACCATCGCGCTAAGCGCAGCGAGACGCTCGCTCGGGTCTTCCGTGCCTACGGGCACGTGCTGGTGGCGGTGGCGCTCGTGCTCTATGCAGTCACCGCGCTGTGCACTGTGCTGGGCGTGCCTTGGGTGTACGAGAGCATCGGCCAGACCCGGGTGATCAATCTGCTGCTGTTGCTGTTCGGGGTGCCCGTCCTGCTGGGGCTCGCCTACCGGCGCTGGTACGCGCCGCCCTGGCGCGAGCCGGCCACCGCCTTTACCGGCGTCTCCGCGCTAGCGTTCGTGACCGTGGAGATCCGTCACCTCTTCACCGGGACCGTGCATCCGTCGCGACCTCAGATCGAAGGTGCCGAGCTGTACACCTACTCGGTGGTGTGGCTAGCAATGGCCCTAGCGCTATTGCTAGGAGGGCGCTGGCGCCTGGGGCCGCAGGCGTATCGCGCTGGCCTGGGGTTGCTAGGTCTGGTGATCGCCAAGGTGTTCCTGATTGACCTGTCCGACCTCGACGGGCTGCTGCGGGTGGCGTCCTTCATGGGCCTCGGTCTGAGCCTGCTGGGGGTCGCTTACCTGCATCAGCGCCTGGGAGAGGGGGTGGCAAGCACGACCAGCTGA